In Bradysia coprophila strain Holo2 unplaced genomic scaffold, BU_Bcop_v1 contig_24, whole genome shotgun sequence, one genomic interval encodes:
- the LOC119077613 gene encoding A disintegrin and metalloproteinase with thrombospondin motifs 7, translating into MQLTWIFGLLCLTIGGTYGYFSHEGKYSHQLHDGHLIVPRKVDHNGQHLSHNVTHHCNDVGETLHYRIDVNNDTSMHIELQPTNEFIAPMMVIERHRRDLRTRKRHPKNNSHCHYQGHIRDDHHSKVALSACDGLAGFIRSSKGDYFIEPSKHHSATPDGHRHVLFQRSAAVKQKQQQQNKKKKKRRKGRKKHVASNCGTKEPKGPRETQIEWQPQGKVIVQGGRKTRGHHVNNVHRTKRSISSPRHVEALVVADSSMVAFHQDGYIETYLLTIMNMVSSLYKDPAIGNLIKIVVVRIVLLEDDETHPDFNVTHIAESNLQNFCRWQRLENPKNDNDPHHHDVAILITRKDICSASGCTTLGVANVGGMCRPDRSCSVNEDNGITLAHTITHELGHNFGMYHDTEKTGCDGRTGKIVHVMTPSFEADTVQVSWSNCSRRDITHFLDQGLGKCLDDPPTDEEFIYPDLPPGAMYNADLQCRLQFNQTNDSIQVCSKLDEICSQLWCLVNDVCVTQLRPAAPGTNCGKHKWCQHQQCVPIEELPNPVDGGWGNWNEWSKCSRSCGGGISMQSRQCDHPTPANGGSFCVGERIRYKICNQDLCPEDEPSFRSQQCAMYNNETFKGKQYKWQAYFDSHDPCELYCTDSEDTVIVPWGDSAADGTPCNIGTNDMCIAGICKKVGCDWVVDSNTTEDQCGVCGGTGETCTTIKGEFNKKLNISDGYYEITTIPTGSRHILIEEISPSKNFISIGKAGSNETYLNGDRIVSMSGEFMIAKAMGLYERDNEQEKLKIPGPIKHEITVNILVRGKKNGGIKYEYTLSANSTLVPVYYWQLGEWAACSATCGGGKQRRLPICIQDNKGVVDEENCWSNAEGTRPTEKTRHCNEDPCPCHWWVGPWQLCPVTCKKHGQPEPLKRRSIMCVDQNEMALPDTRCTNETKPHDTDACGANLPYCNSDDNNSESNMI; encoded by the exons ATGCAACTAACTTGGATTTTCGGATTACTGTGCCTTACCATTGGTGGAACATATGGATATTTTTCGCATGAAG gGAAATATTCGCATCAGCTGCATGATGGCCATCTTATAGTTCCACGTAAAGTAGATCATAATGGACAGCATCTATCGCATAATGTAACCCACCACTGTAATGACGTCGGGGAAACGCTTCATTACCGAATAGATGTAAATAATGACACCAGCATGCATATCGAATTACA ACCAACAAACGAGTTTATTGCTCCGATGATGGTGATCGAAAGACATCGCAGAGATTTAAGAACAAGAAAGCGTCACCCGAAAAACAATTCCCACTGTCACTATCAAGGTCACATAAGAGATGATCATCACTCCAAAGTGGCACTATCAGCATGCGATGGATTG GCTGGTTTCATTCGATCGAGCAAAGGCGATTATTTCATTGAACCATCAAAGCATCATTCAGCCACACCGGATGGTCATCGACATGTACTATTTCAGCGATCGGCCGCCGTCAAACAAAAA caacaacagcaaaataaaaagaaaaagaaaagacgAAAGGGGCGTAAGAAACATGTTGCAAGTAATTGCGGAACAAAAGAACCCAAAGGTCCCAGAGAAACTCAAATCGAATGGCAACCTCAAGGCAAG GTAATTGTTCAAGGTGGTCGCAAGACAAGAGGCCATCATGTGAACAACGTGCATAGAACGAAACGTTCAATTAGCAGCCCACGCCATGTTGAAGCTCTGGTCGTGGCTGATTCCTCAATGGTGGCATTCCATCAGGACGGTTACATCGAAACGTATCTGTTAACCATCATGAATATGGTATCGTCACTGTACAAAGATCCAGCGATCGGCaatctaattaaaattgttgttgtgcGAATCGTTTTACTGGAAGATGATGAAACGCATCCCGATTTCAATGTGACTCACATAGCCGAAAGTAATTTGCAGAATTTTTGCAG ATGGCAAAGATTAGAAAATCCAAAGAACGACAATGATCCTCATCATCATGATGTCGCCATTCTAATTACCAGAAAAGACATTTGTTCAGCCAGTGGTTGCAC TACGTTAGGCGTTGCAAATGTTGGAGGAATGTGCAGGCCAGACCGATCGTGCAGCGTAAATGAAGATAATGGAATAACGTTGGCGCACACCATTACTCACGAACTGGGACACAA ttttgGCATGTATCATGATACAGAAAAAACCGGATGCGATGGTCGCACTGGGAAAATTGTCCATGTCATGACCCCTAGCTTTGAGGCAGATACAGTTCAAGTGTCGTGGTCTAATTGCAGCCGACGGGATATCACACACTTTTTAGA TCAAGGACTGGGAAAGTGTCTTGATGATCCACCCACAGACGAGGAATTTATTTATCCCGATCTGCCACCAG GAGCAATGTACAACGCTGATTTACAGTGTCGTTTACAATTCAATCAGACAAACGACAGCATTCAAGTGTGTTCCAAATTGGATGAAATATGTTCGCAACTGTGGTGTCTTGTCAACGATGTGTGCGTAACTCAATTGAGACCAGCTGCACCAGGTACCAATTGCGGGAAACATAAA TGGTGCCAACATCAACAATGTGTTCCAATCGAAGAGCTACCGAATCCGGTAGACGGAGGCTGGGGTAATTGGAATGAATGGAGCAAATGTTCACGATCTTGCGGTGGTGGCATCTCCATGCAAAGCAGACAATGTGATCATCCGACACCGGCGAATGGTGGTTCGTTCTGTGTCGGCGAAAGAATTCGatataaaatttgtaatcaGGATTTGTGTCCTGAAGACGAGCCTAGTTTTAGGTCGCAACAATGTGCCATGTATAACAATGAAACGTTCAAAGGGAAGCAATACAAGTGGCAGGCGTATTTCGATAGTC ACGATCCGTGTGAGTTGTATTGTACGGATTCGGAGGATACAGTTATAGTGCCATGGGGTGATTCAGCCGCTGACGGTACACCCTGTAATATCGGAACAAATGATATGTGCATCGCTGGTATTTGTAAG AAAGTAGGTTGTGACTGGGTCGTTGATTCGAACACTACAGAAGATCAATGTGGAGTCTGTGGTGGTACAGGAGAAACGTGCACAACAATAAAA GGAGAGTTCAATAAAAAGCTGAATATATCGGACGGTTACTATGAAATCACCACCATTCCGACCGGTTCGAGACATATTCTCATTGAAGAAATTTCTCcgtcaaaaaatttcatttctattgGTAAGGCTGGCAGTAATGAGACGTATCTCAATGGTGACAG AATTGTGTCGATGTCTGGTGAATTTATGATAGCCAAAGCGATGGGCTTATATGAAAGAGATAACGAACaagagaaattgaaaattcccgGACCAATCAAGCACGAAATTACCGTTAAT ATTCTAGTGCGAGGTAAGAAAAATGGTGGAATTAAGTACGAGTACACTCTGTCGGCCAATTCTACACTCGTTCCCGTATACTATTGGCAACTCGGTGAGTGGGCAGCATGTTCTGCTACATGTGGTGGAGGAAAACAACGCAGATTACCGATATGTATTCAAGACAATAAAG GAGTTGTTGATGAGGAAAACTGTTGGTCAAATGCGGAAGGAACACGACCCACAGAAAAGACAAGACACTGCAACGAGGATCCGTGCCCGTGTCATTGGTGGGTTGGACCCTGGCAGTTATGTCCAGTAACGTGCAAAAAGCATG GTCAACCCGAACCATTGAAACGACGCTCGATTATGTGTGTTGATCAAAATGAAATGGCATTACCTGATACACGATGTACAAATGAAACGAAACCGCATGATACTGACGCATGTGGCGCAAATCTTCCGTATTGCAATTCGGACGATAATAACAGTGAAAGCAATATGATTTAA
- the LOC119077615 gene encoding sulfotransferase 1C4-like, giving the protein MELNGSVGSKNYKKLPFEIVSIDEASKERVLLYFKGPFAGLLQVGPEKWIMPKQYSQCAEKLYNFEARSDDIWITTYPRSGTTWTQEMMWLLCNDLNYEAAKETVLGARFPFFEMNALMVDENSSDDETVRLKKFLPPSPLDVLPEMTSPRFIKTHLPIKLMPHDVLSKGCKIVYVARNPKDVAVSYYHFVKNPAFSYTGNFEEFADFFIDNLVIWGSHLEHVKDAWNRRNDSNVLFLFYEDLLIDLENSLKKLASFLGRPLCDKDLPDLMEHLNIDNFKDNNSVNMKDVMEKGGSKWSFIRRGRIGGNQEMTAEISKKFDEWTDEQLKGTGIRFNC; this is encoded by the exons ATGGAATTAAATGGATCAGTTGGttcgaaaaattacaaaaaattaccgTTTGAAATAGTGTCTATCGACGAAGCATCGAAGGAACGGGTCCTGTTATATTTTAAAGGACCTTTCGCTGGTTTGCTACAAGTAGGACCCGAGAAATGGATTATGCCAAAACAGTACTCACAATGTGCTGAAAAATTGTATAACTTTGAAGCACGTTCAGATGACATCTGGATTACAACCTATCCACGATCAGGCACAACATGGACACAAGAAATGATGTGGCTACTATGTAACGACCTGAACTATGAAGCAGCGAAAGAAACGGTACTGGGCGctcgttttccatttttcga GATGAATGCGCTGATGGTAGATGAAAATTCGAGCGATGATGAAACGGTgcgattgaaaaaatttcttccgcCATCACCCTTAGATGTTTTACCTGAAATGACTTCTCCACGATTCATCAAAACTCATCTTCCGATAAAGCTGATGCCTCACGATGTCCTATCGAAAGGCTGCAAAATTGTCTACGTCGCCAGGAATCCAAAAGATGTCGCAGTCTCCTACTATCATTTTGTCAAAAATCCTGCATTTAGTTACACTGGCAACTTTGAAGAATTTGCGGATTTTTTCATCGATAACTTAG ttATTTGGGGCTCGCATTTGGAACATGTAAAAGATGCATGGAACCGTCGCAACGACAGTAacgttttgtttctgttttatgAAGATTTGCTAATTGATTtggaaaattctctaaaaaaatTGGCTTCATTCCTCGGACGTCCACTATGCGACAAGGATCTTCCAGATTTGATGGAACATCTGAACATTGATAATTTCAAAGATAATAATTCTGTCAACATGAAGGATGTAATGGAAAAGGGCGGTTCCAAATGGAGCTTTATTCGTCGCGGTCGAATCGGAGGCAATCAGGAAATGACTGCTGAAATCTCTAAGAAATTCGACGAATGGACTGATGAGCAACTGAAGGGTACTGGAATACGATTTAATTGTTAG